The proteins below are encoded in one region of Anaerobaca lacustris:
- a CDS encoding TolB family protein, translating to MKLHGLLTTFLVLSTLATAVLVGSCDNEGPESPVAVARRPRITPDYAGIVIPPNVAPLNFTIDEPGERYVVKIYSASGEPTEVVTRTGEIVIPEKRWKDLLAANAGGELSVDVYVKTEDGQWNRYETITNRIAEETIDSHLVYRFMTPSSYFPKPMQIRQRNIESFDEEVLLDTRSYGNGCANCHSFAGNRPDRMLIGIRSTTFPSATVYAHDGRVEKIGAKFGYTAWHPSGRIVTYSINDVRQFFHTAQKEIHDVVDLDSLIVYHDVEKNETRTTPALSDKARLETYPAWTPEGRYLYFCSAPLLWTDMETVPPRRYDEVQYDLMRIGYDVETDTWGALETVLSAKDTGLSILLPRVSPDGRFLLFCMSRYGCFPVYQPTSDLYMMDLSSGTYWKTSTNSDYAESWHSWSSNSRWIVFSSKRQGGLFTRPFISYVDEGGKTCKPFVLPQRRPSSYASCYHVYSVPELIAGPVTVDSAALLEAVVSPTSVSVVNSITGATPKTGDTQAYPVGRSSVQ from the coding sequence ATGAAGCTGCATGGATTGCTGACAACCTTTCTTGTCCTATCGACCCTCGCGACGGCGGTGCTCGTGGGCTCGTGCGACAACGAGGGCCCCGAATCGCCCGTGGCGGTGGCGCGACGGCCCAGGATCACGCCGGACTATGCGGGCATCGTCATCCCGCCGAACGTGGCCCCGTTGAATTTCACAATCGACGAGCCCGGCGAAAGATATGTGGTGAAAATCTATTCGGCCTCCGGAGAACCGACCGAAGTCGTCACCAGGACGGGGGAAATCGTTATCCCTGAGAAGAGATGGAAGGATCTGCTGGCCGCGAATGCCGGCGGGGAGCTTTCAGTCGACGTTTATGTGAAGACCGAGGACGGCCAATGGAACCGGTACGAGACCATCACGAATAGGATCGCGGAAGAGACGATTGATTCGCATCTGGTCTACCGCTTCATGACGCCTTCGTCGTACTTTCCCAAACCGATGCAGATCCGCCAGCGAAATATCGAGAGCTTCGACGAGGAAGTCCTGCTCGACACCCGCTCCTATGGGAACGGCTGCGCCAATTGCCACAGCTTCGCAGGCAACCGTCCCGACCGGATGCTGATCGGGATTCGCAGCACTACGTTTCCCAGCGCCACCGTCTATGCCCATGATGGCCGCGTCGAGAAGATCGGCGCCAAGTTCGGGTACACCGCATGGCACCCGAGCGGCCGGATCGTCACCTATTCCATCAACGACGTCAGGCAGTTCTTTCACACGGCCCAGAAGGAGATCCACGACGTCGTGGACCTCGACTCGCTCATCGTCTATCACGACGTCGAGAAGAACGAGACCAGGACGACCCCGGCCCTGTCGGACAAGGCGCGGCTGGAGACCTATCCCGCCTGGACGCCGGAGGGCAGGTATCTCTACTTCTGCAGCGCACCGCTGTTATGGACCGATATGGAGACGGTGCCGCCCAGGCGATACGACGAGGTGCAATACGACCTGATGCGAATCGGCTACGACGTCGAGACGGACACCTGGGGCGCGTTGGAGACGGTGCTGAGCGCCAAGGACACCGGCCTGAGCATCCTGTTGCCTCGCGTCTCACCCGACGGCCGATTTCTGCTGTTCTGCATGAGCCGGTACGGCTGCTTCCCGGTGTATCAGCCCACCAGCGACCTGTACATGATGGACCTCAGCAGCGGCACGTACTGGAAGACCTCCACCAACAGCGACTATGCCGAGTCCTGGCACAGTTGGTCGAGCAACAGCCGGTGGATCGTATTCAGCAGCAAACGACAGGGAGGCCTGTTCACGCGGCCGTTCATCAGCTACGTGGACGAAGGCGGAAAGACCTGCAAACCCTTTGTCTTGCCCCAAAGGCGTCCGTCTTCCTATGCATCCTGCTACCATGTCTATAGTGTGCCGGAGTTGATCGCCGGACCCGTGACGGTGGACAGCGCAGCCTTGCTCGAAGCGGTCGTCAGCCCCACGAGCGTCAGCGTCGTCAATTCGATCACGGGCGCAACACCCAAGACCGGCGACACGCAAGCCTACCCGGTGGGCCGGTCAAGCGTGCAGTAA
- a CDS encoding PEP-CTERM sorting domain-containing protein (PEP-CTERM proteins occur, often in large numbers, in the proteomes of bacteria that also encode an exosortase, a predicted intramembrane cysteine proteinase. The presence of a PEP-CTERM domain at a protein's C-terminus predicts cleavage within the sorting domain, followed by covalent anchoring to some some component of the (usually Gram-negative) cell surface. Many PEP-CTERM proteins exhibit an unusual sequence composition that includes large numbers of potential glycosylation sites. Expression of one such protein has been shown restore the ability of a bacterium to form floc, a type of biofilm.), with translation MNASRHLLAVLIAALLFSTAPLLRADTVDAVHDGFGAYDSIIFTGGGYAGDVVAAGVYMLHKTNSTGIGDTWSNGWIPGFCIELHEPAPQTTVTYDVGMPDDVYNSYTGEILGTAKGNYLRELWAKHYDPAWASGGPYTEQQNSMAAVFAAAVWEIIYEKLPDTPAGWDVTVDGTPGYGGFAAGNLDVATANKWLHELTGGGAKADLLVITHNGNQNYLIEVPEPATLVLLGLGGSFALLRRRRRATT, from the coding sequence GTGAACGCATCAAGACATCTGCTGGCAGTCCTTATCGCGGCCCTGCTGTTCTCGACCGCACCGCTGCTGCGGGCCGACACGGTGGATGCTGTGCACGACGGCTTCGGCGCCTACGACAGTATCATCTTCACGGGCGGCGGATACGCAGGGGACGTCGTGGCCGCCGGCGTGTACATGCTCCATAAGACCAACAGCACCGGCATCGGCGACACCTGGTCCAACGGCTGGATTCCCGGTTTCTGCATCGAGTTGCACGAGCCGGCGCCGCAGACGACCGTGACATACGATGTGGGCATGCCCGACGACGTGTACAACAGTTATACCGGCGAGATCCTCGGCACCGCCAAGGGCAACTACCTCCGCGAGCTGTGGGCCAAGCATTACGATCCGGCCTGGGCCAGCGGCGGTCCCTACACCGAACAGCAGAACAGCATGGCCGCCGTCTTTGCCGCGGCGGTGTGGGAGATCATCTACGAGAAGCTGCCGGACACGCCCGCCGGTTGGGATGTCACCGTAGACGGCACGCCCGGCTACGGCGGCTTCGCTGCCGGCAACCTCGATGTGGCAACCGCCAACAAGTGGCTGCACGAGCTGACCGGCGGCGGGGCCAAGGCGGACCTGCTTGTGATCACGCACAACGGCAACCAGAACTACCTCATCGAGGTGCCCGAGCCGGCGACCCTCGTTCTGCTCGGATTGGGCGGGTCGTTTGCCCTGCTTCGCCGCAGACGCAGAGCAACCACGTGA